From Stenotrophomonas nitritireducens, the proteins below share one genomic window:
- the glmM gene encoding phosphoglucosamine mutase → MGTRKYFGTDGIRGRVGKGVISADFVLRVGNALGRVLVARSGGAQPTVVIGKDTRISGYMFEAALEAGLVAAGANVQLIGPMPTPAVAFLAHTLGADAGIVISASHNPHYDNGIKFFSAEGEKLDDATELALEAAMDEPFSTVESEQLGKAVRARDAVGRYIEFCKASVPRDFYLRGLKVVLDCAHGATYHVAPLLFRELGADVVAIGAEPNGININDGVGSMHIASLARKVVEVGADIGIAFDGDGDRVLMVDDTGAAVDGDGLLYVLAKAWQASGRLRGPVVGTLMTNYGMEQALERLGIPFVRANVGDRYVHQALVEGNGVLGGEASGHILCLDRATTGDAIVSALQVLEVLGGAGVNLRQALQGLVMVPQKTINVRLETGAREVVASAPVQAALAAAQAAVAGRGRAFLRPSGTEPVVRVTVEADEAGLMASTLEALADAVRSAAAQV, encoded by the coding sequence ATGGGTACGCGCAAGTATTTCGGTACCGACGGCATTCGTGGCCGGGTCGGCAAGGGTGTCATTTCCGCTGATTTTGTGCTGCGTGTAGGTAATGCGCTGGGCCGCGTGCTGGTTGCGCGCAGCGGCGGCGCGCAGCCGACCGTGGTGATCGGCAAGGACACACGCATCTCCGGCTATATGTTCGAGGCGGCCCTGGAAGCGGGTCTGGTGGCTGCCGGCGCCAATGTGCAGTTGATCGGGCCGATGCCGACCCCGGCGGTGGCCTTCCTGGCGCATACGCTGGGTGCCGATGCCGGCATCGTGATCAGTGCCTCGCACAACCCGCATTACGACAACGGCATCAAGTTCTTCTCCGCTGAAGGCGAGAAGCTCGATGACGCCACCGAGCTGGCGCTGGAAGCCGCAATGGACGAGCCGTTCTCGACCGTGGAATCCGAGCAGCTGGGCAAGGCAGTGCGCGCGCGTGATGCGGTGGGTCGCTACATCGAGTTCTGCAAGGCCAGCGTGCCGCGTGATTTCTATCTGCGCGGGCTCAAGGTCGTGCTGGATTGCGCACACGGGGCTACTTATCACGTGGCGCCGCTGCTGTTCCGCGAGCTGGGTGCGGATGTGGTCGCAATCGGTGCCGAGCCCAATGGCATCAATATCAACGATGGCGTCGGCTCGATGCATATCGCAAGCCTGGCGCGCAAGGTGGTCGAGGTTGGCGCCGATATCGGCATTGCCTTCGATGGCGATGGCGACCGTGTGCTGATGGTCGATGACACCGGTGCGGCCGTCGATGGCGATGGCCTGCTGTACGTGCTGGCCAAGGCATGGCAGGCCAGTGGTCGCCTGCGTGGTCCGGTGGTCGGTACGCTGATGACCAATTACGGCATGGAACAGGCGCTGGAGCGCCTGGGCATCCCATTCGTCCGCGCCAATGTCGGTGACCGCTACGTGCACCAGGCCCTGGTCGAGGGCAATGGCGTGCTCGGTGGCGAAGCCTCCGGCCACATCCTGTGCCTGGACCGCGCGACCACCGGTGATGCCATCGTCAGTGCCTTGCAGGTGCTGGAGGTTCTGGGCGGTGCCGGCGTGAACCTGCGCCAGGCGCTGCAGGGGCTGGTGATGGTGCCGCAGAAAACCATCAATGTGCGTCTTGAAACGGGCGCGCGCGAGGTGGTTGCCAGTGCGCCGGTACAGGCCGCGTTGGCGGCCGCACAGGCAGCGGTGGCCGGGCGGGGCAGGGCATTCCTGCGGCCGTCGGGTACCGAGCCGGTGGTGCGGGTCACGGTCGAGGCCGATGAGGCCGGGCTGATGGCTTCCACCCTTGAAGCGCTGGCTGATGCGGTCCGTTCGGCTGCCGCACAGGTTTGA
- a CDS encoding isopenicillin N synthase family dioxygenase — translation MSSRIPTLDITRFDSDREAFVAELGAAYREWGFAGIRNHGIPQADIDAAYDVFKAFFALPEDVKKQYHIAGGGGARGYTQFGVETAKGSKHFDLKEFWHIGREIGDDSKYRDVMPPNLWPSEVPGFKEHGYGLYQKLDQLGSRVLSALALHIGLPEDYFADKTNNGNSILRPIHYPPITTDDIPNVRAGAHGDINFITLLVGASAAGLEVQSHEGEWVPFTSDADTIVVNIGDMLQRLTNHVYPSTIHRVVNPPGELARKPRYSVPFFLHPNPDFLIDVLPSCVSAENPSRYPEPITAHGFLEERLREIKLK, via the coding sequence ATGAGTTCCCGTATTCCCACCCTCGACATCACCCGTTTCGATAGCGACCGCGAGGCCTTTGTGGCCGAGCTGGGCGCCGCCTATCGCGAGTGGGGTTTTGCGGGTATTCGCAACCACGGCATTCCGCAGGCCGACATCGACGCCGCGTATGACGTGTTCAAGGCGTTCTTCGCGCTGCCGGAAGATGTGAAGAAGCAGTACCACATCGCAGGTGGCGGTGGTGCGCGCGGCTATACCCAGTTCGGTGTGGAAACGGCCAAGGGCTCCAAGCATTTCGACCTGAAGGAGTTCTGGCATATCGGTCGCGAGATCGGCGACGACTCCAAGTACCGCGACGTGATGCCGCCGAATCTGTGGCCGAGCGAAGTGCCGGGCTTCAAGGAACACGGTTACGGCCTGTACCAGAAGCTCGACCAGCTCGGTTCGCGCGTGCTGTCGGCGCTGGCGCTGCATATCGGCCTGCCGGAAGACTATTTCGCCGACAAGACCAACAACGGCAACTCGATCCTCCGGCCGATCCATTACCCGCCGATCACCACCGATGACATCCCCAATGTGCGCGCCGGCGCCCATGGCGACATCAACTTCATCACCTTGCTGGTCGGTGCCAGTGCCGCCGGCCTGGAAGTGCAGTCGCACGAGGGTGAGTGGGTGCCGTTCACCTCCGACGCCGACACCATCGTGGTCAATATCGGCGACATGCTGCAGCGCCTGACCAACCATGTGTACCCGTCCACCATCCACCGCGTGGTCAATCCCCCGGGTGAGCTGGCGCGCAAGCCGCGTTATTCGGTGCCGTTCTTCCTGCACCCGAACCCGGATTTCCTGATCGACGTGCTGCCCTCCTGTGTCAGTGCGGAGAATCCGAGCCGCTACCCGGAGCCGATCACCGCCCATGGGTTCCTGGAAGAGCGCCTGCGCGAGATCAAGCTGAAGTAA